One genomic region from Phragmites australis chromosome 1, lpPhrAust1.1, whole genome shotgun sequence encodes:
- the LOC133916354 gene encoding mitogen-activated protein kinase 10, with protein MQHDQRKKSSVEAEFFTEYGDASRYKIQEVIGKGSYGVVCSAIDVHTGEKVAIKKIHDIFEHISDAARILREIKLLRLLRHPDIVEIKHIMLPPSRRDFKDIYVVFELMESDLHQVIKANDDLTKEHYQFFLYQLLRALKYIHTANVYHRDLKPKNILANSNCKLKICDFGLARVAFNDTPTTIFWTDYVATRWYRAPELCGSFFSKYTPAIDIWSIGCIFAEVLTGKPLFPGKNVVHQLDLMTDLLGTPSMDTISRVRNEKARRYLSSMRKKEPIPFLQKFPNTDPLALDLLRRLLAFDPKDRPTAEEALAHPYFKGLAKVEREPSCQPITKMEFEFERRRVTKEDIRELIFREILEYHPQLLKDYINGTERTTFLYPSAVDQFRKQFAHLEENSGNGPVIPMDRKHSSLPRSTVVHSTPIPVKEQPRIGPSKDKASSDESYRNPREAENFSGNVPRTSQAPQRVPTARPGRVVGPVMPYENGNSKDPYDKRRLAMNSGYPPQQQIPQTFGYYQTPGKPACSEPSQAERYTLHQQAYACANSTTTVSDVALDMRAPPFHHLSAGPKSEPSDRLAAETNLYTRSLNGIAATAAGVAANAHRKVSVVPFGMSRMY; from the exons ATGCAGCACGATCAGCGCAAGAAG AGTTCTGTGGAGGCAGAGTTTTTCACGGAGTATGGGGACGCAAGTCGATACAAGATTCAGGAAGTCATTGGTAAGGGAAGCTACGGGGTGGTATGCTCCGCAATAGATGTCCACACAGGAGAGAAAGTAGCGATCAAGAAGATACACGACATCTTTGAGCACATATCTGATGCTGCACGGATTCTCCGTGAGATCAAGCTCCTGAGACTCCTAAGACATCCTGACATTGTTGAGATCAAACATATTATGTTGCCTCCTTCAAGAAGGGACTTCAAAGATATTTATGTTGTTTTTGAACTTATGGAGTCCGATCTTCACCAAGTTATTAAGGCTAATGATGACTTGACGAAGGAACATTATCAATTCTTTCTCTACCAATTGCTTCGTGCTCTGAAATACATTCACACAG CTAACGTTTATCATCGGGACTTGAAGCCGAAGAATATATTAGCAAATTCTAACTGCAAACTAAAAATTTGTGATTTTGGACTGGCACGGGTTGCATTCAATGATACCCCAACAACGATCTTTTGGACA GATTATGTTGCAACAAGATGGTACAGAGCTCCAGAGCTCTGTGGATCCTTCTTTTCAAAG TATACACCAGCCATTGACATCTGGAGCATTGGATGCATCTTCGCTGAGGTGCTAACAGGAAAGCCTTTGTTTCCTGGTAAAAATGTTGTCCATCAGTTAGATTTGATGACTGATCTTCTCGGCACACCATCCATGGATACCATTTCCCGG GTCCGCAATGAGAAAGCAAGGAGGTATCTGAGCAGCATGAGAAAGAAAGAGCCAATTCCATTTTTGCAGAAGTTTCCCAATACAGATCCTTTAGCCTTGGATCTTTTGCGAAGGCTTTTAGCATTTGATCCGAAGGACCGTCCAACTGCAGAAGAG GCATTGGCTCATCCATACTTTAAAGGGTTAGCCAAGGTTGAGAGAGAACCATCTTGTCAACCAATCACAAAGATGGAGTTTGAGTTTGAGCGTAGAAGAGTGACAAAGGAAGACATAAGGGAGCTGATATTCCGTGAGATATTGGAATATCATCCACAATTGCTGAAAGACTATATCAACGGCACAGAGAGGACAACCTTTCTATACCCGAG TGCTGTCGATCAATTCAGGAAGCAATTTGCTCATCTCGAAGAAAATAGTGGAAATGGCCCTGTGATTCCAATGGACAGAAAACATTCTTCTCTTCCTAG GTCTACTGTTGTTCACTCCACTCCAATTCCTGTCAAGGAACAACCCCGTATTGGCCCATCAAAGGACAAGGCTTCATCTGATGAGTCCTACAGAAATCCTCGTGAGGCAGAAAATTTTTCCGGCAATGTCCCAAGAACCTCACAGGCTCCACAAAGAGTGCCAACAG CGAGACCAGGAAGGGTTGTTGGTCCAGTAATGCCTTACGAAAATGGAAACTCCAAGGATCCCTATGACAAACGAAGGTTGGCAATGAACTCAGGATATCCTCCCCAACAACAAATCCCACAAACATTCGGTTATTATCAGACACCTGGCAAGCCAGCTTGCTCTGAGCCGTCGCAGGCTGAAAGGTATACGCTGCATCAGCAGGCATATGCCTGTGCAAACAGTACAACTACTGTGTCTGATGTTGCTCTGGACATGAGAGCACCCCCTTTTCATCATCTATCAGCAGGGCCGAAAAGTGAGCCCTCTGATAGGTTAGCAGCAGAGACAAACTTGTACACGAGATCACTCAATGGTATTGCTGCTACCGCAGCAGGAGTGGCAGCAAATGCTCACAGAAAGGTCAGTGTGGTTCCCTTCGGCATGTCAAGGATGTATTAG